The Gemmatimonadales bacterium DNA window CTCCAGCGCCAGGGCCACCGCCAGCGGGTCGTTGATGACCGCGCCCGGCAACCCCTCGAAATGGTGGTGGAACCGGACGTAGAAGCCCAGGAGGCGGCCGAGCCACTGGGCCTGCGGATCGGTGGCCGCGGCCAGGCGCTCGACGGCCGGCGCCGTGATGACGAGCCGGCGCGTCACGTCCAGGCCCACGAGCTCGGTTCCGAGACCCGCGGCGAGGACCTCCGCGGCTGCCTCGGGGTCGCACCACACGTTGAATTCGGCCAGTCCGCCGGAGTTCCCCGCGGCGGCGATGTTCCCGGCCATCGCGACGTGACGGACGACGCGCGAGCGCACGAACGCGGCGTCGTGGCGCAACGCGAGCGCGAGGTTGGTGAGCGGTCCCAGCGTGACCAGCGTCGCGGGCTCCCCGGCCGCGCGCAGGGCGTCGAGAATGCTCGTCTGCGACGGAGCCACGGGCTCGGGGGCGGGAGCTTCGTTGTCGCCGAGGCCCTCGCCGCCGTGGGTTTCCTTGGCGGTTACCAGGGCGCGCGCCAGGGGGCGATCGGCACCGGGAAAGACGGGTACGGGGCGGGCGGTGCGCGCCAGCACGATCCGGGCGTTCCTCGTGGCGCGGTCCAGCGTGGTGTTGCCGTACGTGATCGAGACGGCCAGCAGGCGCGAGCGATCGGCGCGCGCGGCCAGCATCAGGGCCAGCGCGTCGTCGATGCCGGGGTCGGTGTCGATGACCAGCGGCAGCTTCACGTGCCCGCGAACAGGACTCTCGCCAGGAGGGCCAGCTCGGGCTGGGCGCCGGGAACCCAGCAGATGTCGTTGATCAGCGCGGAGGGCAGGCTGGTCCCGCCGATCCGCTTCGCGAGCCGCGGCACCTGCGCGGCGTCGAGCACCCAGGCGTCGACGTGGACGCTGGCGATCGCCATCTGGAGCGCCAGCCTGGCGTCGGCGCCGCAGGTGGCGCAGGTGGCGCTGACCAGCATCCGCACCGCCACGGGGTTCCGCAGCTCGGAGAGGACCTTCACGGTGGCGGGGGCGAGGCCCGTCTCGCCGCGGGAGACGTCGATGATGGCGGTCACGAGGATGGGGACTTCGTAGCCTGCCGGCGTGCCGGCGAAGTGGATCCCGCCGAGCGCCGCCCCTTTCAACGTGATGATGGGCGGCATGTCGTCGACCAGGTCGGGCAGGAGGGGGCCCGGGACCGTGACGACCCGCAGCTTGCGAGACAGGGCCGCCAGCTCGCCCACCAGCGCCGCCGCTCGTCGCGCCGCCCCCATCCCTTCCTCGTCGTGGGGATGGGGGGGCAGCGACAGCGTGATCTCCACCTCACCGGTGAGCTGCTGCTCGAGCGCGCGCGCCAGGCCGAGGCGGTCGAGCTCCGGAAGGACTGGCGGGGCGCTCACGTCCCTACCGCTTCAGTCCCCCGTGGGTGTTGATGTAGTCCTCGCGCCGCTGGTCCGCGGCGAACAGGTAATTGAGCTGATTGACGACCAGGCGCTCGACCAGGCCGTCGACCAGGCGACTCTTGTCGCCAGCCGCCGTCCGGCCGTAGAAGAGGTAGCGGTCCCACCACCAGTTCAGCGCGTCGTGCACCCGTGCGAGGCCTCGGCCCTCGATGATGTTGAAGGTGTCGACCGCGGCGCGGATTGCCGGGTCGCTCCGATCCTGTACGTAGCTCCACACCCGGCTGTCGGGGATGGTGTCGAAGTCGATCACCACGCCGAGCTTGTGCAGCTCGGGCACCGCGAACTCGCGGGTCAGGCGGTAGAGCGTCGCGCCTTCCTGGTAGCTCGAGTCGATGACCGTGTGGGAGATCAGCTCGCCGAACGGCGGATACCAGGTCTTCTTCGCGTTGGAGAGCACCAGCGCGTCGAGCACCCGCTTGAACTGCGGATCGCCCGTCCGCAGCTCGTCCAGAGCGCTGCGCATCGAGGCGGGGATGGAGTCCTTCCTGCCGGCCGAGTCGAGGCGCCAGGCCTGCTGCAGCTCCACCTGGAACAGCTTCTCCGACAGGGTGTGGTGGTTGGTGAGGATGTCGATCCCGATGCTGTTGCGCGACGGCGTGCTCCCGAACAGGCCGAACACGGTCGCCAGGCGGCTCTTCCAGTAGTCCCAGGTGGCGTCGGAGTAGAACTTCTCGATGCCGGCCTGCAGGGTGTGAATCTGGTTGCCGACGTCGGCGATGTAGTGCATCGCGTTGCCGGCGTAGAAGTAGCTCAGCAGCTCGCTGCCGCTGCCGCCCTTCAGCATCGCGAGGTAACTCAGGTCGGTGTAGAGCTGGGCGTTGTTCTCGGCGTACGATTCCACCGAGTCGGTCGGGTAGCCCAAGGCCACGACGAAGTTCCAGGGCGCTATCGACAGCGTGCCCGGATCGCTCGAGTGGCGTTCGTGGTTCAGGCCGAGGTGGGCGTGCGCCTGGCTCGACAGGCCCGTCAGGCGCCCCCAGTTCAGGGTCATCGGGTCCATCGGCACGGTGTCGCCCTTCGCCGTCAGCACCACGTGCCCGTCGGGCGAGCGGAACAGCCGGTCCTGGTTACGCCGGTCGATGTCCGGATACACCGAGCCCATCTCGAGCGCGGCCGCGATGGTCACCTTCTGGCCGGGTACGTAAGGCGTGGTCGGGTCCAGCGCGACGTCCGCCCGGGCCCGCGCACGGTACACTGCGGCGAACGAGTCGACGCCGAGCACCTGGGCCTGGGGGTTCATCATGAAGAGCGTCTTGAAGGCCGTGGCGTCGAACGATGCCGGGGTCGGATAGCGCTTGACCCACTCGCGGTGGACCGCGGCGTTCTTCACCGCGAAGGCGCGGTCGTAAAACCAGCGCCGGAACGCCGCGACGTCCGCGTCGGTCGCCCCCGAGGCCTGCTGGGTGCGAATCGCCGGGGCGACCGGGGACTTGAAGTCCTTGAGGGCCTCGACCGGGACGATGGAGTGGATCCAGATGCCGTACGCGAACAAGGCGGTCGGGGCGGCCATCAGGGCGGTGAACAGAGCGGCGCGCGCGAAGCGCGTGGACGGTGCAGACATGTGCTCCTCCTCAAGAACCGAATCCGGCGGTACACCGGGGTTCTCAGCAATCGGCGTACCAGCGACAGCAACTCCGTCGGTCCGCGGGGGAGCGCCGCGGTCCGAAGCCTGGGGGAAACTGCAGCATCGCGGCCCGGCGCGCCAATCTGGTGGCGGGAACGGCGCCGGCGCGGGCGACGGCGCGCAGCGAAACTGGCGGAGTGGACAGGGCCGCCCTATGTTGACGCCCATGGCCGACTACGAGCAGTTCGCGAGCGGCGAAGGCCGGCGCATCCTGGTCGTGGACGACGACGAGGCGGTGCTCAAGGGCTTGAGCGAGTATTTCGCTCGCCTTGGCTACGAGGTCGTTCGCGCGGGTACGGGCAAGCAGGGACTCGACGGATTCAAGTCGCAGAATCCGGACGTGACCATCCTGGACCTGAGACTTCCGGACATCGACGGGATGCAGGTGCTGGAGATCATGCGGGACAGGAAGGCGATGGTGATTCTGCTGACCGGGTACGGCGACATTCCCACCGCCGTGCGCGCGATGCAGCTGGGGGCCGAGAACTTCCTGACCAAGCCCGTGGACCTGCCGCACCTCGTCGCGACGGTCGAGCGGGCCATCGAGAAGCTCGACCTCAGGCGCGAGAACATCCGCCTGCGCCAGATGGTCCCGTCCACGCGCAAGCGCATTGCACAGGCGGTTGCCGTGGTGGTGCTCGCGGCGGCATCACTGCTGGTCGGGCGCTGGGTCGGCGGCATGGGCAGCGGTGTCCCGGCGGTTCAGCCCATCGCGCCGGTCCACACCTCGGGGATGGGGAGTGACACGGTGCGCGTGCGTGCGGATTCGGCAAGGCCCGTGACGGCGCCCGTGCAGGCGGCGCCTCGGCACTGAAACGATCCGCCGGCGTCGTGCGTAAGCGAGAGTGGGACGATGAAACAGCGTCCCGGTTCCGCAAGCAGAACGTTCCTCTTGACGATCTGGCCCGCCGCCCGGTGGGCCGTGCGGAAGCAGGCCCGGACAGCGATCCGGGAACGGTGACGGGGTTGGCGGCCTCCCAGGCTACCGGCCCCGTTCTGTTTCCGCGGCCAGCACCGCGCCCGGCGCCTGAGGTGCGTGACCAGCTCATCAAACTATCGCGACAGTGCCATGATACTGACTAGTCGCTCAACAGCTTGGTTCCTGGGCCGCTTTGTCGCGGTTGTGCTCGTTGCGTGCACCAACGAGTCCGCTCGCGCCCCTAATCCGACCAGCTACGCCTGGCCGGACCGGTTCAGCTACCGAGTGCAGTTCGTCGGCGAGACGGTGCGCGACACGCAGGTGGTGATGCGTTACGAGGAAACCAGGCTGCTGCTGTTCACGGTGCGGGACGACAGCTACCTGGTGTGGCACGACAGCCTTGCGAAGCGGATGTCCGCGCCTGGCGCGTCGCCGACCGGGGGTCGGTTGAACGCCGAGGACACGCTGCGCTACTACCTGCGGCTCACGCGGCTCGGGGCGTTCGAGCGCGTCGAGCCGGCGTGCGACCCGACCGTTCCGGAGTGTGCGGGAGCGCTTCCGTCCAGCCTGCCGCTGGAGCTGCGGCACGTGATTCCCCGGCTGCCGGTGTGGTGGCCGCCCAAAGGCCACGAGTGGGTCGACACGCTGGCATTCGACGACCTGCCCCGGCCCGGAGGGGCGCGTGGCCGGGTCGTGACCACGTACCGCGATCTGCGCGACACGGTGGTCGCGGGACACGGCTGCTGGATCGTCAGCTGGCGTTCTGTTCGCGAAGCCGAGCGGCCCGTGGGTGGCGCGATGGTGGCCGACGCGCCGGTCGAAGAGCGCGGCGACGTGCTGGTGGACAAGCAGCGACTGATCCCCGTGTTCGCCGGCTGGTACGGAGCGACGGCGGCGCCCCCGGCTCTGAAGGCCCTGGGCGTCACGGCGAACGTGCATCAGGGCCGGGCGTGGCTCGTTGGAGGCGTATTCGACTCCCTCCAGGCGGCGCGATGAACGAGCCTACCGCGGTGATGCTCGAGCGCCTGCTGGTGGCGCTCATGATCGGCGTGCTGATCGGTCTCGATCGGGAGCGCGCGGAGGTGCGGAAGGCGCGCCAGATATTCGCGGGCGTGCGGACGTTTCCGCTGGTCGCCCTCGCCGGGGCGATCCCGGTCCTGCTGGTGGATCGCGTGGGCCCGCTGCTCGGGGCGGTCAGCCTGCTGGCCATCGCCGCCATCGCCGTGGTGTCCTACGTCCGCTCCTCGGCCACCGGCGACGTCGGCGCCACCACCGAGGTCGCGGCGGTGGCGACCTTCCTGCTGGGCGCCCTGGCGGGTGCCGGGCAGCTGGTGGTCGCCGGCGCCTCGGGCGTGGCGGTCGCGGTGCTGCTGGTGGCCAAACCCAAGCTGGAGGCGTTTTCCCGGGCGCTCACGCCCGAGGAGCTCACCGCGGCCCTCGAGCTGGCGGTGATCTCGGTGATCGTCCTGCCGGTGCTGCCCAACCGTGGCTACGGGCCGTGGCACGTGCTGAACCCCCGCGAGATCTGGCTGGTGGTGGTGCTGGTCACGGCGCTGTCGTTCGTGGGGTTCGTGGCGATGCGGCTGCTGGGGGAGCGGCGGGGCATGCAGGTCACGGGTGCAGTGGGCGGCCTGGTGTCGAGCACGGCCGTCACGATGGCGATGGCCGAGCGATCGCGTTCGGACGAGCGGATGGGCCGGGCGGCCGCGACGGCGGCGGTGGTCGCCTCGTCGATCATGCCGCTCCGGATGGCGGTGCTGGCGGGCGCGGTGAATGCGGGCATCCTCCCGCGGCTGCTGCCCGTCATCGGGGCGATGGCCCTGGTCGGTCTCGTGGCGGCGTGGGTGTTGTCGCGGCGCCGGCCGGACGAGGCGGACGAAACGGGCACCAGGATCCGCAATCCGTTCAGCGTGATCGCGGCCCTGAGCTTCGCGGCGATCTACGGCGTGGTGCTGCTGGTGGTTCACGGGGCCGGCGCATACTTCGGTGCGGGCGGCACGTACGCGGCCGCCGGACTCTCGGCCGTCGCGGACGTGGACGCCGTCACGATCGCCTTCTCGCGCCTGGGCCCCGGCGCGGGCGGCTGGCAGACGCCGGCGGCGGCGGTGACGGTGGCAGCGGTCACGAACACGCTGGTGAAGCTGGGGATCGGCTTGGGGATGGGCGCGGGGCGGTTCCGGCGCTACGTCACGGTGTCGCTGGCGGCGATTGCGGCGGCCGGAGCGGCCGCCGGGGTGCTGGTCTACACGACGTTCTGACGCCGGGCGCCCGGGGCGCTCAGCTCGCCTTCGGCTCGTCGGGCTCCCACAGGCCGCTCATGTCCATCTCCCAGCCGGTGCCGCGGCGCTCGGGCGGCAGATTGGCCCGGTACATGATCACCTTGGCCCGCTCCAGGGTGATCAAACCACCCTCGATCATCTGGTCGATTTCGGGGAGAATGGCGGTGATCTTCTCCTCGGTCTCGACGCACTCGACGACGATCGGCAGATCGAGCGAGAGCACTTCGATCCGGTCGCTCCGGAGGTGCGCCGTGGCGCCGAAGCCCATCACGGCGCGAAACACCGTGGCGCCGGCGTAGTGCCTGGCTCGCAGGAGCTCGACGATGGCCTCGTAGAGCGGCTTCCCGTGGAACTTGTCCCGCTCGCCGATGTGGATGCGCATGAGCACGCGCTCGCCTTTGAAACCGTGCATGGGCTAGAGCCTCCGCCGCCAGTTGAGCACTTCCCTCGCCAGGCCGATCCCGATGAACGTCGCCGCCAGCGACAATACGACGCTGAGGCCGACGTACCAGGCGGCGCGATGGTAGGCGCCCTCCTCGATCAGGGCAACGCTCTCGTAGCTGAAGGTGGAGAAGGTGGTGTAGCCGCCGCACAGGCCAGCCGTGAGCAGCGCCCGGAACTCCGGGCCGATCGCCGGCGTCGCCAAGGCGTAACGCACCACGAAGCCGAGCACCAGCGAGCCCGTCACGTTGATGGCGAGGGTGCCTACCGGGAACGTCGATCCGGTCTTCTGCTGGATGAGGGTGCCCAGCAGGAAGCGCAGGACGCCTCCGGCGGCGCTGCCGATCGCGACCCAGACGTACAGAGGCATGAAAGAAGAAGCTCCCGCCCACGACGTGTCAGGTAGGAGTCATCAGCGAGCGACTCGCGGTTCCGGGTGAACTCCATCACCCCGCGGCCGGGGCCGCGCAGCTTCTGCCGAATACTACCGGGGCGGGGGCCCGGGGCCTAGTACGCTCTCACGTCGCGGACCTCGTCCAGGCGGACCACCATCCGCTCCCCGCTGTCGCGGCGCCGCGCCTCGACATAGTGCGTGCCGTCCTCGCGGTACCACGTCCGCAGAAGCACCTCGACCGGTCCCTGGTCCAGGACCAGCTGCACCAGCCCCCTGACGATGATCGCGGCCTCCAGCTTGTTGTACACGTGGGTGGGAAGGTCGCCGGCTGTCGTGGAGGGGCTCACGGCGTCGAGGGTCATGGTGGCGGTTCTCCCGGCTGTCGCGGTCGGGCGGGCGGCACGGATCGCCGCCGATATTGGGGACATACGGCCGACCGGTCGGTGAGGTTGGTCACGGCGGCTGCTTCCGCCTCGCGCCCGAGGTGCGGGACACTATACTTACCCCCACCATGCTCAGGGTCGCAGTGGGGCAGTTCAAGCCTGCGAAGGGCGACTACGCCGGGAACGTCAAGCGCGTCGGCACCTTGCTCGCCCAGCTGGGCGAGTGGCCGGAAGCGCCGGACCTCCTGGTCCTGCCGGAAGCGGCGATGTCGGGGTACCTGGTGGAGGGAGGGGTGCGGGACGTCGCGGTGACGGCCGGCACGCTCCTCGACGATCTCGTCGCGCAGCATCGACTGGCGGGCGCCCCCCCCGTGGACGTGGCCCTCGGCTTCTACGAGCGGTGGCGCGACCGGCTGTACAACTCCGCGCTGTACGCCTCGCTCGGGAGCGACCCGAAGATCCTGCACGTGCACCGCAAGGTCTTCCTCCCCACGTACGGAGTGTTCGACGAGGAGCGGTTCGTCGAGGCGGGCCACGAGGTCGGCACGTTCGCCACCAGATGGGGGAAAGCGGCCATCCTGATCTGCGAGGACGCCTGGCACTCCCTCACGCCCACGGTCGCGGCCCTGCGTGGGGCGCAGCTCGTGATCATCCCCTCCGCCTCGCCGGCTCGTGGCGCCGCGCCGCTGGAGGGGCGCCCGTCGCAGCCGGCCAACGTCGCCCGCTGGGAGCGCATCGCGCGCGATGTCGCCGAGGAGCACGGGGTGTGGGTGGTGGTGGCGCAGCTCGTGGGGTTCGAGGGAGGGAAGGGCTTCGCGGGAGGATCGGTCGTGGCTTCCCCGCGGGGCGACGTCGTGGTCCGGGGGCCGCTGTGGGACGAGGCGCTGATCGAGGCGCGGGTGGATCTCGGGGAGATCGCGCGCGCGCGTGCAGACCAGCCCCTCCTGGCCGACCTGGAAACGCACCTGCCGCACCTGCTGGCCTCACTGGAGGGGCGCGTGACGTCGGGCGCCCAATGGGAGCAGGGAAGCGGCGGGCCGCGGGCCGCGGCCACTCCGCCGACCCGCGGCGCGGGCCCGGCGCACGCCACGGCTCCCCCGGCCGATCCGTTGGCCATCGACTGCGCGCTCGTGGAACGGTGGCTGGTGGAGTTCCTGCGCGAAGAGGTCAAGCAGCGGCGGGCGTTCGAGCGGGTCGTGATCGGGCTGAGCGGGGGCGTGGACAGCGCGGTGACGGCATTCCTCGCCGCGCGCGCGCTCGGAGCGGACAACGTCTGGGCGTTC harbors:
- a CDS encoding response regulator; translated protein: MADYEQFASGEGRRILVVDDDEAVLKGLSEYFARLGYEVVRAGTGKQGLDGFKSQNPDVTILDLRLPDIDGMQVLEIMRDRKAMVILLTGYGDIPTAVRAMQLGAENFLTKPVDLPHLVATVERAIEKLDLRRENIRLRQMVPSTRKRIAQAVAVVVLAAASLLVGRWVGGMGSGVPAVQPIAPVHTSGMGSDTVRVRADSARPVTAPVQAAPRH
- a CDS encoding MgtC/SapB family protein, producing MNEPTAVMLERLLVALMIGVLIGLDRERAEVRKARQIFAGVRTFPLVALAGAIPVLLVDRVGPLLGAVSLLAIAAIAVVSYVRSSATGDVGATTEVAAVATFLLGALAGAGQLVVAGASGVAVAVLLVAKPKLEAFSRALTPEELTAALELAVISVIVLPVLPNRGYGPWHVLNPREIWLVVVLVTALSFVGFVAMRLLGERRGMQVTGAVGGLVSSTAVTMAMAERSRSDERMGRAAATAAVVASSIMPLRMAVLAGAVNAGILPRLLPVIGAMALVGLVAAWVLSRRRPDEADETGTRIRNPFSVIAALSFAAIYGVVLLVVHGAGAYFGAGGTYAAAGLSAVADVDAVTIAFSRLGPGAGGWQTPAAAVTVAAVTNTLVKLGIGLGMGAGRFRRYVTVSLAAIAAAGAAAGVLVYTTF
- a CDS encoding nucleoside hydrolase — translated: MKLPLVIDTDPGIDDALALMLAARADRSRLLAVSITYGNTTLDRATRNARIVLARTARPVPVFPGADRPLARALVTAKETHGGEGLGDNEAPAPEPVAPSQTSILDALRAAGEPATLVTLGPLTNLALALRHDAAFVRSRVVRHVAMAGNIAAAGNSGGLAEFNVWCDPEAAAEVLAAGLGTELVGLDVTRRLVITAPAVERLAAATDPQAQWLGRLLGFYVRFHHHFEGLPGAVINDPLAVALALEPAWGRAERMHLRVNLAAEAGRGEITAGASSAPSLAVYRDVSLPAVHALLLRHLFGAWLTESDFLP
- a CDS encoding DUF190 domain-containing protein, whose amino-acid sequence is MHGFKGERVLMRIHIGERDKFHGKPLYEAIVELLRARHYAGATVFRAVMGFGATAHLRSDRIEVLSLDLPIVVECVETEEKITAILPEIDQMIEGGLITLERAKVIMYRANLPPERRGTGWEMDMSGLWEPDEPKAS
- the crcB gene encoding fluoride efflux transporter CrcB produces the protein MPLYVWVAIGSAAGGVLRFLLGTLIQQKTGSTFPVGTLAINVTGSLVLGFVVRYALATPAIGPEFRALLTAGLCGGYTTFSTFSYESVALIEEGAYHRAAWYVGLSVVLSLAATFIGIGLAREVLNWRRRL
- a CDS encoding NAD+ synthase is translated as MLRVAVGQFKPAKGDYAGNVKRVGTLLAQLGEWPEAPDLLVLPEAAMSGYLVEGGVRDVAVTAGTLLDDLVAQHRLAGAPPVDVALGFYERWRDRLYNSALYASLGSDPKILHVHRKVFLPTYGVFDEERFVEAGHEVGTFATRWGKAAILICEDAWHSLTPTVAALRGAQLVIIPSASPARGAAPLEGRPSQPANVARWERIARDVAEEHGVWVVVAQLVGFEGGKGFAGGSVVASPRGDVVVRGPLWDEALIEARVDLGEIARARADQPLLADLETHLPHLLASLEGRVTSGAQWEQGSGGPRAAATPPTRGAGPAHATAPPADPLAIDCALVERWLVEFLREEVKQRRAFERVVIGLSGGVDSAVTAFLAARALGADNVWAFMLPYRTSSPESLEHAQLAARALGIHSRTVDITAAVDGYVGQAEPDADASRRGNVMARVRMIVLFDQASKLHALPLGTGNKTERLFGYFTWHADDSPPINPLGDLFKTQVWALARHLGVPEPIIDKPASADLIRGQTDEGDLGVSYLKADRILAALLAGVKPAEIVRVGYTEEEVGVTARRLASTHWKRRLPTVAMVSPTAIGESYLRPADF